The following coding sequences are from one Hydra vulgaris chromosome 04, alternate assembly HydraT2T_AEP window:
- the LOC136079677 gene encoding uncharacterized protein LOC136079677 has translation MTSSERGNSVTAVVCVSAAGFYVPPMLIYKRKRMKPEITNGAPPGTVFSTQEKGWMSNEGFLDWLNHFIKVVKPLKQSKVLLILDGHVTHSKNLAAIYLARNAGVCMVSLPPHTTHRLQPLDVAFFGPLGTYYDEAMRKWMRSHISQPVTTWQVAELFGDAYSQAASLRIAMKGFQASGLWPLDINVFTDSDFTASSFTDVGPSINLQSSESIDGMTKLSTDKSSEKKLKCHVSVSTLSLLPVVSLEVKNKKRRSRTTQAADLTSSPYRRALEITPRNQKHTLNQIASKQIKKSTKKKAHTKSNNCQTIAKTTGKQSST, from the coding sequence ATGACTAGTAGTGAACGAGGAAATTCAGTAACAGCTGTAGTTTGTGTATCTGCAGCAGGATTTTATGTTCCAccaatgttaatatataaacgCAAAAGAATGAAGCCAGAAATAACAAATGGTGCACCTCCAGGAACTGTATTTAGTACTCAAGAGAAAGGATGGATGTCAAATGAAGGTTTTTTAGATTGGCTCAATCATTTCATTAAAGTTGTTAAACCTTTAAAACAATCGAAAGTTTTGTTGATACTTGATGGTCATGTTacacattcaaaaaatttggcAGCGATATATCTAGCACGAAATGCTGGAGTGTGTATGGTATCACTACCTCCCCATACTACACACAGACTGCAACCATTAGACGTTGCGTTCTTTGGACCACTTGGTACATACTATGATGAAGCTATGCGAAAATGGATGCGGTCACATATATCACAACCAGTAACAACTTGGCAAGTTGCAGAATTATTTGGTGACGCATATAGTCAGGCAGCATCATTGAGAATTGCTATGAAAGGATTTCAGGCTAGTGGGTTGTGGCCTTTGGACATAAATGTATTCACTGATTCTGATTTTACAGCCTCTTCATTTACTGATGTTGGTCCTTCAATCAATCTTCAGTCATCTGAAAGTATAGATGGGATGACAAAACTATCTACAGATAaatcaagtgaaaaaaaattaaaatgtcatgTTTCAGTTTCAACTTTGTCTCTTTTGCCAGTGGTTTCACTtgaagtaaaaaacaaaaaaagaagatcACGAACAACTCAGGCGGCTGATCTTACAAGCTCCCCATATAGGCGTGCTCTAGAAATTACACCAAGAAATCAAAAGCACACACTAAATCAAATAGCTtccaaacaaattaaaaaatctacaaaaaaaaaagctcacaCTAAATCCAATAACTGCCAAACTATTGCAAAAACCACAGGAAAGCAAAGTAGCACTTGA